The proteins below are encoded in one region of Fusobacterium massiliense:
- a CDS encoding YfcC family protein, which yields MKRKNFEFPTAYTVLFLILIVVTMLTHIVPAGKYSRISYNQEKKFFVVHNQSDEDVELEASQETLNKLGINIDIDKFKNGAIKKPMAIPNTYVKLENKAQNLKELIAAPITGIVDSIDIIIFILILGGIIGIINKTGTFNIAMKNISTKAKGKEFLLVIITFFLFALGGTVFGFWEETIPFYAILMPLFLVNGFDAMVGTATLLLGAAVGCMFSTVNPFSVIIASNAAGISFNEGLKFRFVALIVFSILNLVYIYRYIKKVKKNPELSLVYKENEEIKSRFLKETEEESNEKFTWRKKIILLLFIFQFLVMIWGVSKLDWWFQEIAAMFFGVAIIIMFLSGLTEKEAVNSFIVGASEVVGVTLIIGLARAINIVMENGMISDTFLYYSSKMISGMNGGLFSVVLLFVYAFLGIFIPSTSGLAVLSMPILAPLADTVGIPRSTVVDAYSWGQGMIMFITPTGLIFVVLQIVGISYNKWLKFVLPLLLIMAISVTIILYIMTFFI from the coding sequence GTGAAAAGAAAAAATTTTGAATTTCCGACAGCTTATACAGTATTGTTTTTAATTTTAATTGTGGTAACTATGTTAACCCATATAGTACCGGCAGGAAAATATTCAAGAATTTCGTACAATCAAGAGAAAAAATTTTTTGTTGTTCATAATCAAAGTGATGAAGATGTTGAGTTAGAAGCAAGTCAAGAGACTTTAAACAAATTAGGGATAAATATAGATATAGATAAATTTAAGAATGGAGCTATAAAAAAGCCAATGGCTATTCCTAATACATATGTAAAATTAGAGAATAAAGCTCAAAATTTAAAAGAGCTTATAGCAGCTCCTATAACAGGAATCGTAGATTCGATTGATATAATAATTTTTATTTTAATTTTAGGTGGAATAATTGGAATTATAAATAAAACCGGAACATTTAATATAGCTATGAAAAATATTTCTACAAAAGCAAAAGGAAAAGAGTTTTTATTAGTAATTATTACTTTTTTCTTATTTGCTTTAGGTGGGACTGTATTTGGTTTTTGGGAAGAAACTATTCCATTTTATGCAATTTTAATGCCTTTATTTTTAGTAAATGGTTTTGATGCGATGGTAGGGACAGCAACACTACTATTAGGAGCAGCTGTAGGTTGTATGTTTTCAACAGTGAATCCATTCTCGGTAATAATAGCATCAAATGCTGCTGGAATTTCTTTTAATGAAGGGTTAAAATTTAGATTTGTGGCTTTAATTGTGTTTTCAATATTAAACCTCGTTTATATTTATAGGTATATAAAGAAAGTGAAAAAAAATCCAGAACTTTCCTTAGTCTATAAAGAAAATGAAGAGATAAAAAGTAGATTTTTAAAAGAAACTGAGGAAGAATCTAACGAGAAATTTACGTGGAGAAAAAAAATAATATTATTACTTTTCATATTTCAATTTTTAGTTATGATTTGGGGAGTGTCAAAATTAGATTGGTGGTTCCAAGAAATAGCAGCAATGTTTTTTGGTGTTGCTATAATAATAATGTTTTTATCAGGGCTTACTGAGAAAGAAGCTGTAAACAGTTTTATTGTTGGAGCATCAGAAGTTGTGGGAGTAACATTAATAATAGGTTTAGCAAGAGCAATAAATATAGTAATGGAAAATGGTATGATTTCTGATACTTTCTTGTATTATTCATCAAAAATGATATCAGGAATGAATGGAGGATTATTTTCAGTAGTTCTACTTTTTGTTTATGCATTTTTAGGAATATTTATACCATCTACATCAGGATTAGCAGTGTTATCTATGCCTATTTTAGCTCCATTAGCAGATACTGTAGGTATACCAAGATCGACAGTTGTAGATGCTTATAGCTGGGGACAAGGTATGATTATGTTTATTACTCCTACCGGTCTTATATTTGTTGTTTTACAAATAGTAGGAATTTCATATAATAAATGGTTGAAATTTGTTTTACCTCTTTTATTGATTATGGCAATTTCAGTTACAATAATTTTGTATATTATGACATTTTTTATATAA
- a CDS encoding SpoVG family protein: MIVTNVKIKKIDDDKFERLKAYVDITLDDCLVIHGLKLMEGEQGLFVAMPSKKMYNNEYKDIVHPICSELRKYITEVVKEKFFSDEDKVEE; the protein is encoded by the coding sequence ATGATTGTTACAAATGTAAAAATTAAAAAGATTGATGATGACAAATTCGAAAGATTAAAAGCATACGTAGACATAACGTTAGATGATTGTTTAGTCATTCATGGATTAAAACTTATGGAAGGGGAACAAGGACTATTTGTAGCTATGCCTTCAAAAAAAATGTATAATAACGAATATAAAGATATTGTTCACCCAATATGTTCTGAACTTAGAAAATACATTACTGAGGTAGTGAAAGAAAAGTTTTTCTCTGATGAAGATAAAGTAGAAGAATAA
- the ispE gene encoding 4-(cytidine 5'-diphospho)-2-C-methyl-D-erythritol kinase — MIFLNKYKVFSNAKINIGLNVFEKNEDGYHDIDSIMVPVTLADEMEIEIYNESGDLEIECSEKKIPTDERNILYKAYKVFFENIETKELKIKVLLKKNIPSEAGLGGGSSNAAFFLKVLNEYSGNIYSLEELEKISMRIGSDVPFFIKNKTARVGGKGEKIREVENNLEDGLILIKPEFGVSTKEAYNNFDNLDEKKYSNFDEIESCLKTNNRVGIEKNIENSLEQAIENNIDIKMLKMTLNAVLPNKRFFMSGSGSTYYTFVTETERAQVETRLKTFVDNVKIIICGIKK; from the coding sequence ATGATTTTTTTGAATAAATATAAAGTTTTTTCAAATGCAAAGATAAATATAGGTTTAAATGTTTTTGAAAAAAATGAAGACGGGTATCATGATATAGATAGTATTATGGTTCCTGTCACTTTAGCAGACGAAATGGAAATAGAAATATATAATGAGTCTGGTGATTTAGAGATAGAATGTTCAGAAAAAAAAATCCCTACTGATGAGAGAAATATTTTATATAAAGCATATAAAGTTTTTTTTGAAAATATTGAAACTAAAGAATTAAAAATTAAAGTTTTACTAAAAAAGAATATACCATCTGAAGCTGGACTAGGTGGAGGTAGTTCTAATGCCGCTTTTTTCTTAAAAGTTTTAAATGAGTACAGTGGAAATATATATTCACTAGAGGAATTAGAAAAGATTTCAATGAGAATTGGTAGTGATGTACCATTTTTTATAAAAAATAAAACAGCTAGAGTTGGTGGAAAAGGTGAAAAAATAAGAGAAGTTGAAAATAATTTAGAAGATGGTTTGATTTTGATAAAACCTGAATTTGGAGTTTCAACAAAGGAAGCCTACAATAATTTTGATAACTTAGATGAAAAAAAATATTCTAATTTTGATGAAATAGAAAGCTGTTTAAAGACAAATAATAGAGTTGGTATTGAAAAAAATATTGAAAACTCTTTAGAGCAAGCAATAGAAAATAATATTGATATAAAAATGTTAAAAATGACACTTAATGCTGTATTACCTAATAAAAGATTTTTTATGTCAGGAAGTGGGAGTACATACTATACATTTGTTACAGAAACTGAAAGAGCCCAAGTAGAAACAAGATTAAAAACATTTGTTGATAATGTTAAAATAATTATATGTGGTATAAAAAAATAG
- a CDS encoding RNA-binding S4 domain-containing protein encodes MRLDKFLKVSRIIKRRPIAKIVVDGGKVKLDGKVVKASAEVKVGQLMEIEYYNKYFKFEIMQVPLGNVSKDKTSDLVKLIETKGLDIEIDLDKEDDFFE; translated from the coding sequence ATGAGATTAGACAAGTTTTTGAAAGTTAGTAGAATTATAAAAAGAAGACCTATAGCTAAAATTGTTGTTGATGGCGGGAAAGTAAAGTTAGATGGAAAAGTAGTAAAAGCCTCGGCAGAAGTAAAAGTAGGTCAGTTAATGGAAATTGAATATTATAATAAATATTTTAAATTTGAAATAATGCAAGTTCCTTTAGGAAATGTTTCAAAAGATAAGACTAGTGATTTAGTAAAACTTATTGAAACTAAAGGTTTAGATATCGAGATAGATTTAGATAAGGAAGATGATTTTTTTGAATAA
- a CDS encoding DEAD/DEAH box helicase, giving the protein MEKKFRGEIPFWLKSKKNNIVYVCSSNRNIDDYFFVLKDIYKGKVLRIKKENENDELKKYNYDLLELINSDEKYIILISIEYFLEKYFTEVNSLFVRLGERVELKFLEEKLQKAGFQKTFMVSQRNEYSIRGDILDIFNTNQENPIRVEFFGDEIDRITCFDINSQLSIEKKESIELYIDNNNEKKYFFDLMSMNKNKIDYFFENKDILEHKIYRFFNEEKKEKEDEIQSKYIELINNGTEIEIKTFTENELKQFEVIDKVKKLSESLKIKIYSEEAERYKEIFKGYDIKFEKYPLFEGYKIDKELILTDREIKGIRVKREKIVKKDLKLKNIDEIREEDYVIHENFGVGIFLGIENIDGKDYLKIKYADEDKLFVPIESVNRLEKYINMSEIIPEIYNLGRKGFRNKKLKLTEDIEIFAREIIKIQAKRNLGNGFNYSKDTVWQEEFEEAFPYTETPAQKKAIEDVKADMESSKVMDRLVCGDVGYGKTEVAIRAAFKAVMDHKQVVLLVPTTVLAEQHFERFSERFKNYPINIDILSRVKSDREQRESLKKIKAGAVDLIIGTHRILSNDIKFKDLGLLIIDEEQKFGVKAKEKLKKIKGDIDVLTLTATPIPRTLNMSLLGIRDLSIIDTSPEGRQKIQTMYIDNNKEEIKEILMKEISREGQAYYIFNSVKRIESKTEEIKSMLPDYIKVSYIHGQMSPYDIKKNIHEFENGNIDILVATTIIENGIDIENANTMIIEGVEKLGLSQVYQLRGRIGRSSRKSYCYLLMNDNKTKNAKKREESIKEFDNLMGIDLAMEDSKIRGVGEILGEKQHGAVETFGYNLYMKMLTEEISKIKGENQKQEEIDIDVELNFPRYLPEDYVGKIEKIKLYKRALKIKTLSELEIFKSEIEDRFGRMKEEAKGFLDYLKIRIIGNELGIKIIKQHGEEIYINFNDEKVNLDKIIFLMNNNKIKFLQFTNTIVYKGDIFNFFTLYTK; this is encoded by the coding sequence ATGGAAAAGAAATTTAGAGGAGAAATACCCTTTTGGCTGAAAAGTAAAAAAAATAATATTGTATATGTCTGTTCATCTAATAGAAATATAGATGATTATTTTTTTGTGTTAAAAGATATTTATAAAGGTAAAGTTTTAAGAATAAAAAAAGAAAATGAAAACGACGAATTAAAAAAGTATAACTATGATTTACTAGAACTTATAAATTCAGATGAAAAATATATAATATTAATTTCTATTGAATATTTTTTAGAAAAATATTTTACAGAAGTAAATAGTTTATTTGTGAGATTAGGAGAAAGAGTAGAATTAAAATTTTTAGAAGAAAAACTTCAAAAAGCTGGTTTTCAAAAAACATTTATGGTATCCCAAAGAAATGAATATTCTATAAGAGGTGACATATTAGATATATTTAATACTAATCAAGAAAATCCTATCAGAGTAGAATTTTTTGGAGATGAAATCGATAGAATAACATGTTTTGATATAAATTCTCAACTAAGTATAGAAAAAAAAGAAAGTATAGAACTGTATATAGATAATAATAATGAAAAGAAATATTTTTTTGATTTAATGTCTATGAATAAAAATAAAATTGATTATTTCTTTGAAAATAAAGATATATTAGAACATAAAATATACAGATTTTTCAATGAAGAAAAAAAAGAAAAAGAAGATGAAATTCAATCAAAATACATAGAGCTTATAAATAATGGAACAGAAATTGAAATAAAAACTTTTACAGAAAATGAATTAAAACAATTTGAAGTAATAGATAAAGTAAAGAAATTGTCAGAAAGCTTAAAAATAAAAATTTATTCAGAAGAAGCTGAAAGATATAAAGAAATATTTAAAGGTTATGATATAAAATTTGAAAAATATCCATTGTTTGAAGGATATAAAATTGATAAAGAGTTGATTTTAACAGATAGAGAAATAAAAGGAATAAGAGTAAAAAGGGAAAAAATAGTAAAAAAAGATTTAAAATTAAAAAATATTGATGAAATTCGAGAAGAAGATTATGTCATTCATGAAAATTTTGGGGTAGGCATATTTTTAGGAATTGAAAATATAGATGGAAAAGACTATTTGAAGATAAAATATGCTGATGAAGATAAATTATTTGTTCCTATTGAAAGTGTAAATAGACTTGAAAAATATATAAATATGTCTGAAATTATTCCAGAGATTTATAATTTAGGAAGAAAAGGATTTAGAAACAAAAAATTAAAATTAACAGAAGATATAGAAATTTTTGCAAGAGAAATTATAAAAATTCAAGCTAAAAGAAATCTTGGAAATGGTTTTAATTATTCTAAAGATACAGTTTGGCAAGAAGAATTTGAAGAAGCTTTCCCATACACAGAAACTCCTGCTCAAAAAAAAGCAATTGAAGATGTAAAAGCAGATATGGAATCTTCAAAAGTTATGGATAGATTAGTTTGTGGAGATGTTGGTTATGGGAAAACAGAAGTTGCAATAAGAGCAGCATTTAAAGCTGTTATGGATCATAAACAAGTTGTACTTTTAGTTCCAACAACAGTTTTAGCTGAACAACATTTTGAAAGATTTTCAGAAAGGTTTAAAAATTATCCAATAAATATAGATATTTTAAGTAGAGTAAAATCAGACAGAGAGCAAAGAGAAAGTTTAAAAAAAATAAAAGCTGGAGCTGTAGATTTGATAATAGGAACTCATAGGATTTTATCTAACGATATAAAATTTAAAGATTTAGGTTTATTAATTATTGATGAGGAACAAAAATTTGGAGTCAAAGCAAAAGAGAAATTAAAAAAAATAAAGGGAGATATAGATGTACTCACATTAACTGCAACTCCTATTCCAAGAACATTAAATATGTCTTTATTAGGTATTAGAGATTTATCTATAATAGATACTTCTCCAGAGGGAAGACAAAAAATTCAAACTATGTATATAGACAATAATAAAGAAGAAATTAAAGAAATTTTAATGAAAGAAATTTCAAGAGAAGGACAGGCTTATTATATTTTTAATTCTGTAAAAAGAATAGAAAGTAAAACAGAAGAAATAAAAAGTATGCTTCCTGATTATATAAAAGTTAGTTATATACACGGACAAATGTCTCCTTATGATATTAAAAAAAATATTCATGAATTTGAAAACGGAAATATAGATATCTTAGTTGCAACAACTATTATAGAAAATGGTATAGATATTGAAAATGCTAATACTATGATAATTGAAGGAGTTGAAAAATTGGGTTTATCTCAAGTTTATCAACTTAGAGGAAGAATAGGAAGAAGTAGCAGAAAAAGTTATTGTTATTTGCTTATGAACGATAATAAAACCAAAAATGCAAAAAAGAGAGAAGAAAGTATAAAAGAATTTGATAATTTAATGGGAATAGACTTAGCTATGGAAGATTCTAAAATTAGAGGTGTTGGAGAAATTTTAGGAGAAAAACAACATGGAGCTGTTGAAACTTTTGGTTATAACTTGTATATGAAAATGTTGACAGAAGAAATATCCAAAATAAAAGGAGAAAATCAAAAACAAGAAGAAATAGATATTGATGTTGAATTGAATTTTCCTAGATATTTACCAGAAGATTATGTTGGCAAAATTGAAAAAATTAAACTATATAAAAGAGCTCTGAAAATAAAAACTCTATCAGAATTAGAAATTTTTAAATCTGAAATAGAAGATAGATTTGGAAGAATGAAAGAGGAAGCTAAAGGATTTTTAGATTATTTAAAAATACGAATAATAGGCAATGAATTGGGAATAAAAATTATTAAACAACACGGAGAAGAAATTTATATAAATTTTAATGATGAAAAAGTAAATTTAGATAAAATAATTTTTCTTATGAATAATAATAAAATAAAGTTTTTACAATTTACAAATACAATTGTATATAAAGGAGATATATTTAATTTCTTCACTCTTTATACAAAATAG
- the mnmG gene encoding tRNA uridine-5-carboxymethylaminomethyl(34) synthesis enzyme MnmG, which yields MNKEYDVIVVGAGHAGVEAALASARLGNKTALMTLYLDTISMMSCNPSIGGPGKSNLVTEIDVLGGEMGKHIDEFNLQLKDLNTSKGPAARITRGQADKYKYRRKMREKLEKTENISLLQDCAEEILVEEIKKSENLSYEKKVIGLKTKLGIIYKAKAIVLATGTFLKGKIVIGDITYSAGRQGEMSAEKLSDNLRDLGIKIERYQTATPPRIDRKTIDFSKLEELKGEEHPRYFSVFTKKEKNNVVPTWLTYTSDETIEVVKEMMKYSPIVSGMVNTHGPRHCPSIDRKVLNFPDKLKHQIFLELESENSDEIYVNGLTTAMPAFVQEKILRTIKGLENAKIMRHGYAVEYDYAPASQLYPSLENKKISGLFFAGQINGTSGYEEAAAQGFMAGVNAGRKVQAKEPIIIDRSEAYIGVLIDDLIHKKTPEPYRVLPSRAEYRITLRYDNAFMRLIDKVKKIRIIDEEKIKFLENSINNVYTEINNLKNISVSMNEANKFLENLGLEERFAKGIKAAEILKIKDVSYDKLKEFLNLSDYDEFVKNQIETMIKYEIFIERENKQIEKFKKLENMYIPKNINYDEIKGISNIARAGLNEVRPLSIGEATRISGVTSNDVTLIIAYMNKK from the coding sequence ATGAATAAAGAATATGATGTTATAGTTGTAGGAGCAGGACATGCCGGAGTTGAAGCAGCATTAGCAAGTGCAAGACTTGGGAACAAAACGGCTTTAATGACTTTATACTTAGACACAATTTCTATGATGTCTTGTAATCCATCTATTGGAGGACCAGGAAAAAGTAATCTTGTAACAGAAATAGATGTTCTTGGTGGAGAAATGGGAAAACATATAGATGAATTTAATCTTCAATTAAAAGATTTAAATACAAGTAAGGGTCCTGCTGCAAGAATTACTAGAGGTCAAGCTGATAAATACAAATATAGAAGAAAAATGAGAGAAAAGCTTGAAAAAACAGAAAATATAAGTTTACTTCAAGATTGTGCAGAAGAAATTTTAGTTGAAGAAATAAAGAAATCTGAAAATTTATCATATGAAAAGAAAGTTATAGGATTAAAAACAAAATTAGGAATTATTTATAAGGCAAAGGCAATAGTTTTAGCAACAGGAACTTTCTTAAAAGGAAAAATTGTTATAGGAGATATAACATATTCAGCAGGAAGACAAGGAGAAATGTCGGCTGAAAAATTATCTGATAATTTAAGAGATTTAGGAATAAAAATTGAGAGATATCAAACTGCAACACCTCCAAGAATAGATAGAAAAACTATAGATTTTTCTAAATTAGAGGAGTTAAAAGGAGAAGAACATCCAAGATATTTTTCAGTATTTACTAAAAAAGAAAAAAATAATGTAGTTCCAACATGGCTTACCTATACTTCTGATGAAACTATAGAAGTTGTAAAAGAAATGATGAAATACTCTCCAATAGTTAGTGGAATGGTAAATACACACGGACCTAGACATTGTCCATCAATAGACAGAAAAGTTTTAAATTTTCCAGATAAATTAAAACATCAAATCTTTTTAGAGCTTGAGTCGGAAAATTCAGATGAAATATATGTTAATGGACTTACAACAGCTATGCCGGCATTTGTTCAAGAAAAAATATTAAGAACAATAAAAGGTTTAGAAAATGCAAAAATAATGAGACATGGTTATGCAGTGGAATATGATTATGCTCCTGCTAGTCAACTATATCCAAGTTTAGAAAATAAAAAAATATCAGGATTATTTTTTGCAGGTCAAATAAATGGAACATCAGGATATGAAGAGGCTGCAGCACAAGGGTTTATGGCTGGAGTGAATGCTGGTAGAAAAGTTCAAGCTAAAGAGCCAATTATAATAGATAGAAGTGAAGCATATATTGGAGTACTAATAGATGATTTAATTCATAAAAAAACTCCTGAACCATATAGAGTATTACCATCTAGGGCTGAATATAGAATAACTTTAAGATATGATAATGCTTTTATGAGATTAATAGATAAAGTAAAAAAAATTAGAATTATTGATGAAGAAAAAATAAAATTTTTAGAAAATTCTATTAATAATGTGTATACGGAGATAAATAATTTAAAAAATATTTCTGTTAGTATGAATGAAGCTAATAAATTTTTAGAAAATTTAGGACTTGAAGAAAGATTTGCAAAAGGTATTAAAGCAGCAGAAATATTAAAAATAAAAGATGTTAGCTACGATAAATTAAAAGAGTTTTTAAATTTATCTGATTATGATGAATTTGTAAAAAATCAAATAGAAACTATGATAAAATATGAAATTTTTATTGAAAGAGAAAATAAACAAATAGAAAAATTTAAAAAGTTAGAAAATATGTATATACCTAAAAATATAAACTACGATGAAATTAAAGGAATTTCAAATATTGCAAGAGCAGGTTTAAATGAAGTTAGACCATTATCTATTGGAGAAGCAACAAGAATAAGTGGAGTAACTTCAAATGATGTAACTCTTATTATTGCTTATATGAATAAAAAATAA
- the mnmE gene encoding tRNA uridine-5-carboxymethylaminomethyl(34) synthesis GTPase MnmE, whose product MLLDTIAAISTPRGEGGISIVRMSGSDSLSILEKIFKPKSEKRVNELRNYSINFGHIIDNKQIVDEVLVSIMKAPNTYTREDIVEINCHGGFLITEKVLEVVLKNGARIAEIGEFTKRAFLNGRIDLTQAEAIIDVIHGKTEKSLSLSLNQLRGDLRDKIGVIKKSVLDLAAHINVVLDYPEEGIDDPVPENLVANLKKASNEIKELILSYNKGKIIKDGIKTAIIGKPNVGKSSILNSLLREERAIVTHIPGTTRDIIEEVININGIPLLLVDTAGIRNTDDVVENIGVEKSKELINSADLILYVIDSSRDLDEEDFKIYDIINTDKVIGILNKIDIKKELDLSKFPKINKWIKVSALEKLGIDNLEDEIYHYIMNGDVEDSSQKLVITNVRHKSALEKTNEALLNILSTISMGLPMDLMAVDIKDALDSLSEVTGEISSEDLLDHIFSNFCVGK is encoded by the coding sequence ATGTTACTAGATACGATTGCAGCTATTTCAACTCCCAGAGGGGAAGGTGGAATAAGTATTGTTAGAATGTCTGGTTCTGATTCTCTAAGTATACTTGAAAAAATATTTAAACCCAAAAGTGAAAAAAGAGTTAATGAATTAAGAAATTACTCAATTAATTTTGGACATATTATTGATAATAAGCAAATAGTAGATGAAGTTTTGGTGAGCATTATGAAAGCTCCAAATACTTATACTAGAGAGGATATTGTTGAAATTAATTGTCATGGTGGTTTTTTAATAACAGAAAAAGTTTTGGAAGTTGTTCTAAAAAATGGAGCTAGAATAGCAGAAATTGGTGAATTTACAAAAAGAGCTTTTTTAAATGGAAGAATAGATTTAACTCAAGCAGAAGCTATAATAGATGTAATACACGGAAAGACAGAGAAATCTCTGTCTTTATCTTTAAATCAACTAAGAGGAGATTTGAGAGATAAGATAGGAGTAATAAAAAAATCTGTTTTAGATTTAGCAGCTCATATAAATGTAGTCTTAGATTATCCTGAGGAAGGAATAGATGACCCTGTTCCTGAAAACTTAGTTGCTAATTTAAAAAAAGCTTCTAATGAAATTAAGGAATTAATTTTATCTTACAATAAAGGAAAGATAATAAAAGATGGAATAAAGACTGCTATTATTGGAAAACCTAATGTAGGAAAATCAAGTATATTAAATTCGTTATTAAGAGAAGAAAGAGCCATAGTTACTCACATTCCAGGAACAACGAGAGATATAATAGAAGAGGTAATTAATATAAATGGAATACCTTTATTATTAGTTGATACAGCTGGAATAAGAAATACAGATGATGTTGTTGAAAATATAGGTGTAGAAAAATCAAAAGAACTTATAAATAGTGCAGATTTAATTTTGTATGTTATAGATAGCTCTAGAGATTTAGATGAAGAAGATTTTAAAATTTATGATATCATAAATACAGATAAAGTTATTGGAATTTTAAATAAAATTGATATAAAAAAAGAATTAGATTTATCTAAATTTCCAAAAATAAATAAATGGATAAAAGTATCAGCTTTAGAAAAATTAGGAATAGATAATTTAGAAGATGAAATTTATCATTATATTATGAATGGAGATGTAGAAGATAGTTCTCAAAAATTAGTTATTACTAATGTTAGACATAAATCAGCTCTTGAAAAAACAAATGAAGCACTTTTAAATATTTTAAGTACAATAAGCATGGGGCTACCTATGGATTTAATGGCAGTTGATATTAAAGATGCTCTAGATTCTTTATCAGAAGTAACAGGAGAAATTTCAAGTGAAGATTTACTAGACCATATTTTTAGTAATTTCTGTGTTGGAAAGTAA
- a CDS encoding Jag family protein produces MEKTIEIKAIDKENAVKRALNILGIEKNDNLNINITEKEAPRKKLFGLFGTEPGLYEVSFTDKINEKPKKEVKENKAVKKEKIEKEINKEKIEKLENNQKTQNNDEYEKEISEKVDFFVKNMKLDIKYKIRRIKDRVFVVDFFGTDNAIVIGQKGKTLNSLEYLLNNLIRDCKIEVDVEKFKEKRNETLRSLARKMAEKVSKTGKTIRLNSMPPRERKIIHEVVNKYPDLDTFSEGRDPKRYIVIKKKR; encoded by the coding sequence ATGGAAAAAACAATAGAAATAAAAGCTATTGATAAAGAAAATGCAGTTAAAAGAGCTTTAAATATATTAGGAATTGAAAAAAATGATAATTTAAATATTAACATAACAGAAAAAGAAGCTCCACGTAAAAAATTATTTGGACTTTTTGGAACAGAACCTGGTCTTTACGAGGTAAGTTTTACAGATAAAATAAATGAGAAACCTAAAAAGGAAGTTAAAGAAAATAAGGCAGTAAAAAAAGAAAAAATCGAAAAAGAAATTAATAAAGAAAAAATAGAAAAATTAGAAAATAATCAAAAAACTCAAAATAATGATGAATACGAAAAAGAAATATCTGAAAAAGTAGATTTCTTTGTTAAGAATATGAAATTAGATATTAAATATAAAATAAGAAGAATTAAGGATAGGGTATTCGTAGTAGATTTTTTTGGTACTGATAATGCAATAGTTATAGGTCAAAAAGGTAAAACTTTGAATAGTCTTGAATATCTTTTAAATAATTTAATAAGAGATTGTAAAATAGAAGTAGATGTAGAAAAATTTAAAGAAAAAAGAAATGAAACACTTAGATCTTTAGCTAGAAAAATGGCAGAAAAAGTTTCTAAAACAGGGAAAACAATAAGACTTAATTCAATGCCACCTAGAGAAAGAAAAATAATTCATGAAGTTGTTAATAAATATCCAGATCTTGATACTTTTAGTGAAGGAAGAGATCCAAAAAGATATATAGTTATAAAAAAGAAAAGATAG
- a CDS encoding YidC/Oxa1 family membrane protein insertase gives MSYIYGLLQSFIAFLLNTADKYVGNFGLSIIVVTIIIKIILLPLTIKQDKSMKAMKKLQPQLEEIKKKFANDKQMLNIKTMELYRENKVNPAGGCLPILIQLPILFALFGVLRSGIIPKDSTFLWMKLADPDPFYILPILNGAISFVQQKLMGTSENPQMKQMMYIFPLMMIFISYKMPAGLQVYWLTSSIAAVVQQYFIMKKGD, from the coding sequence ATGAGTTATATATATGGTTTATTACAGAGTTTTATAGCTTTTTTATTAAATACAGCTGATAAATATGTTGGAAATTTTGGATTGTCTATAATAGTGGTAACAATAATAATAAAAATAATATTATTACCATTAACAATAAAACAAGATAAATCTATGAAAGCAATGAAAAAATTACAACCACAATTAGAAGAAATTAAGAAAAAATTTGCAAACGATAAGCAAATGTTAAATATAAAAACAATGGAATTATATAGAGAAAATAAGGTTAATCCGGCTGGTGGTTGTTTACCTATACTAATACAATTACCAATATTGTTTGCGTTATTTGGTGTTTTAAGAAGTGGAATTATACCAAAAGATTCTACATTCTTATGGATGAAACTAGCAGATCCAGATCCATTTTATATACTACCTATATTAAATGGAGCTATATCATTTGTACAACAAAAATTAATGGGAACTTCTGAAAATCCTCAAATGAAACAAATGATGTACATATTTCCTTTGATGATGATATTTATTTCATATAAAATGCCTGCTGGATTACAAGTTTATTGGTTAACTTCAAGTATCGCTGCTGTAGTACAACAATATTTCATAATGAAAAAAGGAGATTAA